The Episyrphus balteatus chromosome 3, idEpiBalt1.1, whole genome shotgun sequence genome segment ccaataattttttttcaataaaaattggttcatagcatacataataagacaatcgatcaaaaataaatttttaattccacttttctttccaaacaaacgcagtaattaacacttaaagtatgaatatattctacactttcgatttcaatgcacacgactgatcgactcacctgtgatcataaaatacacctttattttgtgtcggacacacgaaaaaactatgtCTATGGGttttcagaaacacaaagaagaggattgtattgaatctttaccatttttttgtgacagagaagagaaaagtgtatacaaatagacaaaaccatatttggctttgTATACAGTAGAGGGTTAAGGAGATTTTTTTACCTACAAACCAAATTGtatattatttcttaaatttttgtctaattccttaaaaaatttatttattaatttttaaaaagctttaatattcgaATCAACTTTCATCATAAGAGCAAGTGGGTGCTAACcattgtacgaatgcataacttgatatggagggctaagagctgaagtgaaccaagtcacaaaaagtgaattcgGAGATATAACGAGTTAAAGTAAATACGGTTCCATTGAATCTtatagttaatatttttttcgaacaaataACAATTTGAGTCGAAACACTTTTGGATCAAACTTATGAAAGACGTAGTAGAGATAAACCTTGCGCAGATTTTGGCActagatttggattttttttttctttttttgacttGATCCGTTTCAGCTGTGAAACCTCCATATAATAGTACCCAAAgtgtccaaaattttttaaacaagtaACACTACCTAATAGCTAAATATTTAGTATACTGTATACACATTTCCTAAATCCAAACGTTTTTcatggaatataaaaaaaaacggaaaaaaatgctacaaaatactgcaattttttgaatgcaataaaaaaaaacaaattttttttccttaacccattatcaattattttatatgacaatctactataaatttaaaatcaccGTATTACGCCtgcaaaaaaaagatataatttcTTAAAGTCGACCAtgttgaaatttaaaactgagattGAATTTGCTTTAGCACTGAAATTATCCATAGCCATCCATAAATACCATATTCTACATCTGTATATTTCTCTTATCTGTGTCCAAACTCACAAGTATATATAAAttccaaactattttttttttagaccaagTATCCCCTTCAAGTTTCACCTTACGTATCTGGTGTCCAATACAATCTAACTGCAGCCATTAACAAAAACAATCGCAACTATGCCACCCAAGCCGCTCCGATCAAACAAAATCTACTTCGCTATCCAGCTCTTTCGCTCGAAGAGACTGTAGCGAAATTCCTTAAAACCGCCGAGCCATTCCTAACCCCCCAAGAGCTTGAACTAAATCGCAAACAGGCTGATGTATTCCTCAAATGTGATGCCCCAAAGCTACAAAAACTCTTGGAGCAAGCAGCTGCAAAAGATGAAAACTGGTTGGCCGATAGATGGCTTCGTACCGCCTATCTACAATATCGTGATCCATTAATTATATTCTCTAGTCCTGGCATGACATTTCCCAGAGTGACCTTCAATACAGATGAAGAGCTCTTGGTTTATACCTCCAAAGTTATATATTGCCTAATAAAGTATAAGGAAATCATTGATTTGGGTAAGGTACCAGTTCATAAAATTGGTCCAAATGAATTGGATAACTCGCAATTTGGAAGAGTTCTTGGTACTTGCCGAATTCCTCAACCGAATGAGGACAAAGTCGAGTATAATCCCAATTCGACGCATGTAGCTGTTGTTTATAAAAATCATGTAAGATCCATTTGGGATTTCAAAAAGgttcttttaatttaatctggaatttttagttttataagcTTCCGGTTTATTCCAAATCCTTGAAACCACTTCATCAAGAAGTAATTTTTGGGGAATTGAAGAAGATTTTTGAAGCTGAAAAGAATGAAGGAATTCCATTTGGAATACTAACCTCTGACAAAAGAGACAACTGGGCTACAGCCTACGCAGAACTTCTAGCTCTTCCTGGAAACAAGCAATCAGTGGAGGAGATTCAAAAGTCGTTGTTTACTGTCTCGCTAGATGGAGTAGTGTGTCACGATCCCTGTGGCAACACTAAAACTGTTCTAGCTGAGTATTTGATTCATGGATGTGGATCAAAGAACTATGCTGGCAATCGATGGTTTGATAAGACTATTCAGGTGAGtttcgaaacaaaaacaaagtttctgtaaaattaaatttttttttacagctcATGGTAAGCAGAAGTGGATTTCAGGGATTCTGTTATGAACACAGTCCAGCTGAGGGTCAGCCAATTGCTTTAATGGTTGATTATCTTGTGAAGAATTTGTAAGAACTCATTTTTTATCCCTCTTATTTTCTAATGAATTTCAATTCTAGAGATGATAAGAAAATGTTTGAAGGAGCCGAGACAACAAACTTTGAACCATCGAAGAAACTTGAATTGGTATCATCTCCAGCTGTTGATCAGCATATTAAAGTTGCTCAGACAAATCTTGATAAGTTGGCTGAGGATTTACATTTGCATGTATTGCATTTCAAAGAATACGGCAAGGGTTTCCTTAAACAACAGAAACTTAGTCCTGATAGCTTCATTCAGATGGCTCTTCAATATGCTTTTTACAAGTAAGTTTACATCTTCCTACCA includes the following:
- the LOC129916862 gene encoding carnitine O-acetyltransferase-like; amino-acid sequence: MVKNQRKEISLDEKMQQISRRVAFNVLTKYPLQVSPYVSGVQYNLTAAINKNNRNYATQAAPIKQNLLRYPALSLEETVAKFLKTAEPFLTPQELELNRKQADVFLKCDAPKLQKLLEQAAAKDENWLADRWLRTAYLQYRDPLIIFSSPGMTFPRVTFNTDEELLVYTSKVIYCLIKYKEIIDLGKVPVHKIGPNELDNSQFGRVLGTCRIPQPNEDKVEYNPNSTHVAVVYKNHFYKLPVYSKSLKPLHQEVIFGELKKIFEAEKNEGIPFGILTSDKRDNWATAYAELLALPGNKQSVEEIQKSLFTVSLDGVVCHDPCGNTKTVLAEYLIHGCGSKNYAGNRWFDKTIQLMVSRSGFQGFCYEHSPAEGQPIALMVDYLVKNLDDKKMFEGAETTNFEPSKKLELVSSPAVDQHIKVAQTNLDKLAEDLHLHVLHFKEYGKGFLKQQKLSPDSFIQMALQYAFYKLHKVPGAAYESAHLRIFRNGRTETIRSCSNESMAFAKAMLEPNSDELRVELLRKAVNVHREYTTMALQGRGVDRHLLGLKLMALENNLPIPEFYNLPAFTRSNHFRLSTSQVASVNEAFMCYGPMYHDGYACCYNPRENDMILSLAAWRSNQETCADRFSVSLQESLKEMMDVLCRAGEKPKNKL